TTGAGTTTAATTACAGTGGCCAAGCAACTTAAGGCAAACAAACAACTGCGTGCCATAGTGTTGTCCGGTAATGGCGAGGCTTTCTGTGCAGGAATGGATTTCGGGATCTTTACGGATATGCTAAGTGGGGAAATAACTGCGGATAGCACTGGCTTTGAAGATCTCAGTGAACAGGGTGCGAATCAAGGTCAGCAAATGGGCTGGTTATGGCAGGAAATACCAGTACCTGTGATCGCGGCAGTACATGGGGCTGCCTTGGGGGCTGGCCTCAATATCGCACTTGGTGCAGATATTCGAATTGTCACGCCAGATGCTAAGCTTGGCTTATTAGAAATCACGTGGGGGTTCTTGCCAGATACATCAGCGACCCAGTCCTTGAGACACCTGGCTAGCCTGGACCGCATTAAGGAGTTAATATTTACTGGACGCCTCTTCAGTGGCCAGGAGGCTTATGAATACGGGCTGGCCAC
Above is a window of Dehalococcoidia bacterium DNA encoding:
- a CDS encoding crotonase/enoyl-CoA hydratase family protein, translated to MTGTISLEIVEHIADIRLNRPEKRNAINLELMLSLITVAKQLKANKQLRAIVLSGNGEAFCAGMDFGIFTDMLSGEITADSTGFEDLSEQGANQGQQMGWLWQEIPVPVIAAVHGAALGAGLNIALGADIRIVTPDAKLGLLEITWGFLPDTSATQSLRHLASLDRIKELIFTGRLFSGQEAYEYGLATELADSPYVRAMEMATTIAGQNPDAIRRAKDMLNKLAFLSVEEGLALEAEHCRSLLGSPNQLEAAAARFEKRAPRFSDP